The window CTGTTCGACGGGTTCAAGGGCGTGTTCGGCGACGGCACCGCGGCCGAGCTGCTCGCCCTCATCGGCCTTGTCGGCCTGATCGCCAGCTTCTTCACCATCATCTACGCCTACGGCCGCAACACCTACTCGCTGTCACGGGCCGGCTACTTCCCGAAGTGGCTGTCGGTCACCCACGGCACCCGCAACACCCCCCACCGGGCCCTGATCGCGGGCGCGGTCGTCGGCTACGCCCTGGCCGTGCTCATCTACCAGCTCGGCAAGAGCGAAGGGGCCCTGGCCGGCCAGATCGTGGGGGCGCTGCTCTACATGGCCGTGTTCGGCGCCGTCATCTCCTACTTCATGCAGTGCCTGTCCTTCATCATGCTGCGCCGCAAGTACCCCAACATCGAGCGGCCCTACCGCAGCCCGGTCGGCGAGTGGGGCGCGGCCGTGGCCGGGTTGATCGCCCTGGTGTCGCTGATCTCGCTGTACTCCAACTCCGACTACCGGCCGGGCCTGTACGGGACCCTGATCTACTTCGTGCTCGGGATCGCCTACTTCGCCATCGCCGGCCGGCACCGCCTGGTGCTGTCGCCCGAGGAGGAGTTCGCCATGACCCGCGGCGAGCACGGGCGGCCCCAGCGCGAGGGCTACGGCACCACCCACGTCGCCGACCTCCAGGCCGGCGAGGCCGTGACCAGAGACGACACCCCGACCTCGACCCCCTGACCCGGGCCCCGGGCCGCCGTCAGTCGCCGGACGCCTCCGCCAGCTCGACCTGGCGGAGGCGGTCGGGGTCGGCCACGAGGTCGATGGCGGCGATCCGCCCACCGGCGAAGCTGAAGGCGAACGCGACCCGGGGCCGGCCGCCGGGGGCCCAGATGGCGCCGGGGACGCCGTCGACCAGGGCTGGCCGGGTCACCCGGGCGCGACCGGTGAACGTGCCGGCCACGGCCGCCGCCCCGCGGACCTCGGCGTCGGCGCCGATCTGGACGGCCGCAGGGTCGGCGCGGAGGACGACGTCGGGGTCGAGCAGGGCCACCAGGGCGTCGAAGTCGCCGTCGCGGGCCGCGGCCAGGAAGGCGTCGACCACCCGGCGCTGGCGGGTGCGGTCGGCGCCGGGGTCGGGGTCGGCGCCCCGGACCCGGCGCCGGGCCCGGCTGGCCAGCTGGCGGGCGGCGGCGGGGGAGCGGCCGAGGATGGCCGCGATCTCGTCGAAGGGGACGCCGAACAGGTCGTGGAGGACGAAGGCGAGCCGCTCGGCCGGGGTCAGGGTGTCCAGCACCACCAGCAGCGCCGGCCCGACCGCGTCGGCCAGGATCGCCTCCTGCTCGGGGTCGGTCCCCTCCCGCGGAAGGACGGTGGCGGGGTCGGGCCGGTGGTCGTCCAGGGGCTCCTCGCGGCGGGCGCCGCGGGCCCGGAGCATGTCCAGCGCCACCCGGGCGACGACCGTGGTCAGCCAGCCGCCCAGGTTCTCGACCCGCCCGGTGTCGGCCCGGCTGACCCGCAGCCAGGCCTCCTGGACGGCGTCGTCGGCCTCGCTGGGGGAGCCGAGCATGCGGTAGGCGACCGCCCGCAGGTGGGCCCGGTGGGCCTCGAACCGCTCCGCCAGCCAGCCGGTCTCGTTCACGTCACATCCTCGGGTCGCGATCCGTCATCGTACTGACCGGCAGGAGCCGGCCGATGTGACACCACGAGGAGGCGCACCGATGGCCGCAGGACTCCGCACCGTCATCTACCCCGTCAAGGACCTCAACCGGGCCAAGGCGATCTTCACCGAGCTGCTCGGGACCGCGCCGTCCATGGACGAGCCGTACTACGTCCAGTTCGGCGCCGGCGACCAGGAGGTCGGCCTCGACCCCAACGGCCACGGCAAGGGCATGACCGGCCCGGTCGGCTACTGGCACGTCGACGACATCGAGGGCGCCCTGGCCCGCCTCCTCGCCGCCGGCGCCGAGGCCCAGCAGCCGGTCAGCGACGTCGGCGGCGGCCGCCGCATCGCCACCGTCCTGGACCCCGACGGCAACGTCATCGGCCTGCTGCAGAAACCCTGACCGACGGGGGCTGCACGCACCGGGGCGGTCGCCGGCCTGGTCCCCGCCCCGGGACGGTGGGTCGGGCCCATGCCCGAACTGGCACGGGTGGGCCCTCGCGAGGGAGGCACCTCGCAGTTGCGGGCTGAACCCCGTCAATAACCTGCGAACGCCGGGAGCCATGCTAGGATCACCGGCAAATGCCAAGCTATCGAATCGGCCAGGTGGCCGACCTGCTCGGGGTGAGCGTCGACACGGCCCGGCGGTGGGCGGACACAGGACGGCTGGGGGCGCGGCGGACCGAAGGGGGCCAGCGGGTGGTCGACGGGGCCGCCCTGGCCGAGTTCATGACCGGGCTGCGGCACAGGCCCGAGTACGACGGGGTGGTCGCCCAGTCGGCCCGCAACCGGTTCCAGGGGATCGTCACCCGGGTGGTCAAGGACGAGATCGTGGCCAAGGTTGAGCTGCAGACCGGGCCCTACCGGGTGGTGTCGCTGATGACCCGGGAGGCCGCCGACGAGCTCGGGCTCGTCCCCGGGATGCTGGCCGTGGCCGCGGTCAAGGCGACCAACGTGGTGGTCGAGCTGCCCGGGCCGCCGCGTGGCGAACCAACGTCGAGGGAGAGGTAGAGGAGGCCGCATGCCCCGTTCCCGGACCCGCCCGGCCGCCGTGCTGGCGGCGGTAGCGCTCCTGCTCGCCGGCTGCGGCGGCGACGACTCGGGCGGCGGCTCGGGGGCGGCCACGCCCGGCGACGTCAAGGTGTTCGCGGCCGCCTCGCTGACCGCCGCCTTCACCGAGATCGGCGAGCAGTACACCGTCGCCAACGGCGGCACCAAGGTGACCTTCAACTTCGCCGGCAGCCAGGCCCTGGCCACCCAGATCCAGCAGGGCGCTCCGGCCGACGTGTTCGCCGCGGCCGACCTCACCAACATGGACAAGGTCAAGGACCTGACCGGCCCCCCGCGGAACTTCGCCAGCAACCGGCTCCAGATCGTGGTCGAGAAGGGCAACCCCAGGAACATCCAGCGCCTCGACGACCTGGCCTCCAGCGGCCTCAAGGTGGTCCTGGCCGCCCCCGAGGTGCCGGCCGGCAGGTACGCGGCCGCGATCCTGGGCAAGGCCGGCGTCACCGTCCAGCCGGTGTCGCAGGAGGACAACGTCAAGGCGGTTGTCACCAAGGTGTCCCTGGGCGAGGCCGACGCCGGGATCGTCTACGTCACCGACGTCACCGCCGGTGGGGACAAGGTCGAGGGGGTCGAGATCCCCGAGGACCAGAACGTCCTGGCGGCCTACCCGATCGCCACCGTCAAGGGGGGCAAGGCCCAGGACCAGGCCCAGGCGTTCGTGGACCTGGTCCTCTCGGCCGAGGCCCAGCAGGTCCTCAAGGAGCACGGGTTCCTGCCGCCGCCGACCACGTGACCGCCACCGCCCGGCGCCGCCAGGCGGCCACCCCCGGAGGCCGGGCGCCGATCGGCTTCGCCGTCCCGGCCGCCCTGGCCGTCGGGTTCCTGGCCGTTCCCCTGATCGCCCTGCTCGGGCGGACCCCGTGGGCCGACATGGGGGCGGAGCTGGCCACCCCCCGGGTGCTGGAGGCGGTGCGGCTGTCGCTGGTCTGCTCGGTGGGGGCGGTGGCGGTGTCGGTGGTGCTGGGCGTCCCCCTGGCCTTCCTGCTGGCCCGGGTCGAGTTTCCCGGCCGCAACCTGGTACGGGCGCTGACCACCCTGCCGATGGTGCTGCCGCCGGTGGTCGGCGGGGTGGCCCTGCTGCTGGCCTTCGGCCGCCGCGGGCTGATCGGCCAGTGGCTGGACGAGGTCTTCGGCATCACCCTGCCCTTCACCACCGCCGGGGCCATCCTGGCCGAGGCCTTCGTGGCCATGCCGTTCCTGGTCATCACCACCGAGGCCGGGCTGCGGGCCATGGACCGGCGCTTCGAGGACGCCGCCGCCACCCTGGGCGCCGGCCGCTGGCTCACCTTCCGGCGGGTCACCCTGCCGCTCGTCGCCCCCTCGCTCGGCGCGGGGGTCGCGCTGTGCTGGGCGCGGGCACTGGGGGAGTTCGGCGCCACCATCACCTTCGCCGGCAACCTCCCCGGCGTCACCCAGACCATGCCCCTGGCCGTCTACATCGCCCTGGAGACCGACCTGGAGGCGGCCATCGCCCTCAGCCTGGTCCTGCTGGCCATCTCCCTGGCCGTGCTGATCGCCCTCCGGGACCGCTGGTTCCCGACGGCATGAGCCTGGAGGCCGGGCTGCGGCTGACCCTGGGGCGGCTGGACCTCGAGGTCGAGCTGGCCGTGGCCACCGGCGAGCTGGTGGTGCTGCTCGGGCCCAACGGGGCCGGCAAGACCACCCTGCTGCGGGCCCTGGCCGGGCTGCTGGCCCTGGACCGCGGCCGGGTCGTGCTCGACGGGGCCGTGCTGGAGGACACCGCGAGCGGAACCTGGGTGCCGGCCGAGCGGCGGCCGGTCGGGTTCGTGTTCCAGGACTACCTGCTCTTCCCCCACCTGTCGGCGCTGGAGAACGTCGCCTTCGGGCTGCGCGCCCGCGGCCTGGGCCGGGCCGAGGCCCGCCGGAGGGCGGCGGCCTGGCTGGACCGGGTCGGCCTGGCCGCCCACGCCTCGGCCCGGCCCCGGGCCCTGTCCGGCGGCCAGGCCCAGCGGGTCGCCCTGGCCCGGGCCATGGTGGGCGACCCGCGGCTGCTGCTCCTGGACGAGCCGCTGGCCGCCCTTGACGCCGCCACCCGCACCGAGGTCCGCCGCGACCTGCGCCGCCACCTGGCCTCCTTCGACGGCACTCGGCTGCTGGTCACCCACGACCCCCTGGAGGCCATGGCCCTGGCCGACCGGCTGGTCGTCCTGGAAGGCGGCCGCGTCACCCAGACCGGCCGCCCGGCCGAGGTCAGCGCGCGGCCCCGCTCCCGGTACGTGGCCGAGCTGGTCGGGGTCAACCTGTACCGGGGCCGGGCCGGCGGCGACGGCGTCGAGCTGGCTGGCGGGGGACGGCTGGTCGCCGCCGGCGAGCACCGGGGCGAGGTGTTCGCCGCCGTCCACCCCCGCGCCGTCGCCCTGCACCGGCGCCCGCCCGAGGGCACGCCCCGCAACGTGCTGGACGGCACCGCCGATACCCTGGACGTGGTCGGCGACCGGGTGCGGGTCCGGGTCGCCGGCCCGGTCCCGATCGTGGCCGAGGTCACGCCGGCCGCCGCCGCCGAGCTGCGCCTGGCCGACGGCGGCCCGGTCTGGGCCAGCGTCAAGGCCACCGAGATCACCATCTACCCCGCCTGACCATGGAGCCGCCTGCTGGACGGCACCCCGGTCCTGGACGTCAAGCCGTTCGAGCCCCACCTCGACGTCTTCGGCCTGGACCCACCGGCCGAGCTCACG of the Actinomycetota bacterium genome contains:
- a CDS encoding VOC family protein; the protein is MAAGLRTVIYPVKDLNRAKAIFTELLGTAPSMDEPYYVQFGAGDQEVGLDPNGHGKGMTGPVGYWHVDDIEGALARLLAAGAEAQQPVSDVGGGRRIATVLDPDGNVIGLLQKP
- a CDS encoding ATP-binding cassette domain-containing protein, yielding MSLEAGLRLTLGRLDLEVELAVATGELVVLLGPNGAGKTTLLRALAGLLALDRGRVVLDGAVLEDTASGTWVPAERRPVGFVFQDYLLFPHLSALENVAFGLRARGLGRAEARRRAAAWLDRVGLAAHASARPRALSGGQAQRVALARAMVGDPRLLLLDEPLAALDAATRTEVRRDLRRHLASFDGTRLLVTHDPLEAMALADRLVVLEGGRVTQTGRPAEVSARPRSRYVAELVGVNLYRGRAGGDGVELAGGGRLVAAGEHRGEVFAAVHPRAVALHRRPPEGTPRNVLDGTADTLDVVGDRVRVRVAGPVPIVAEVTPAAAAELRLADGGPVWASVKATEITIYPA
- a CDS encoding sigma-70 family RNA polymerase sigma factor, producing the protein MNETGWLAERFEAHRAHLRAVAYRMLGSPSEADDAVQEAWLRVSRADTGRVENLGGWLTTVVARVALDMLRARGARREEPLDDHRPDPATVLPREGTDPEQEAILADAVGPALLVVLDTLTPAERLAFVLHDLFGVPFDEIAAILGRSPAAARQLASRARRRVRGADPDPGADRTRQRRVVDAFLAAARDGDFDALVALLDPDVVLRADPAAVQIGADAEVRGAAAVAGTFTGRARVTRPALVDGVPGAIWAPGGRPRVAFAFSFAGGRIAAIDLVADPDRLRQVELAEASGD
- a CDS encoding amino acid permease; its protein translation is ARSAMGPWGGFITGLAENMEYVITPAVVVGAMGFLMHDIVAGLFNLVGEPWWNSPVTWWAVFYVVFVWINIIGIEATMRFTVAINILALGVLAFFFISVLASGKLDTSLWTNIPPEEGGSSFLPKGIAGIFPAIPFAIWFYLAIEELPLAAEESHDPARDVPRATMWGLVTLIVTGMGVLFLNTGVGGGAAELGTSATPLFDGFKGVFGDGTAAELLALIGLVGLIASFFTIIYAYGRNTYSLSRAGYFPKWLSVTHGTRNTPHRALIAGAVVGYALAVLIYQLGKSEGALAGQIVGALLYMAVFGAVISYFMQCLSFIMLRRKYPNIERPYRSPVGEWGAAVAGLIALVSLISLYSNSDYRPGLYGTLIYFVLGIAYFAIAGRHRLVLSPEEEFAMTRGEHGRPQREGYGTTHVADLQAGEAVTRDDTPTSTP
- a CDS encoding TOBE domain-containing protein, giving the protein MPSYRIGQVADLLGVSVDTARRWADTGRLGARRTEGGQRVVDGAALAEFMTGLRHRPEYDGVVAQSARNRFQGIVTRVVKDEIVAKVELQTGPYRVVSLMTREAADELGLVPGMLAVAAVKATNVVVELPGPPRGEPTSRER
- a CDS encoding ABC transporter permease, with the translated sequence MTATARRRQAATPGGRAPIGFAVPAALAVGFLAVPLIALLGRTPWADMGAELATPRVLEAVRLSLVCSVGAVAVSVVLGVPLAFLLARVEFPGRNLVRALTTLPMVLPPVVGGVALLLAFGRRGLIGQWLDEVFGITLPFTTAGAILAEAFVAMPFLVITTEAGLRAMDRRFEDAAATLGAGRWLTFRRVTLPLVAPSLGAGVALCWARALGEFGATITFAGNLPGVTQTMPLAVYIALETDLEAAIALSLVLLAISLAVLIALRDRWFPTA
- the modA gene encoding molybdate ABC transporter substrate-binding protein, with product MPRSRTRPAAVLAAVALLLAGCGGDDSGGGSGAATPGDVKVFAAASLTAAFTEIGEQYTVANGGTKVTFNFAGSQALATQIQQGAPADVFAAADLTNMDKVKDLTGPPRNFASNRLQIVVEKGNPRNIQRLDDLASSGLKVVLAAPEVPAGRYAAAILGKAGVTVQPVSQEDNVKAVVTKVSLGEADAGIVYVTDVTAGGDKVEGVEIPEDQNVLAAYPIATVKGGKAQDQAQAFVDLVLSAEAQQVLKEHGFLPPPTT